One window from the genome of Rhea pennata isolate bPtePen1 chromosome 16, bPtePen1.pri, whole genome shotgun sequence encodes:
- the ZFP64 gene encoding zinc finger protein 64, translating into MNAGAGGAAPAFPGPVQFPGGTTVLVELTPDIHICGICKQQFNNLDGFVAHKQSGCQLTSAAAGAAGTVQFVSEETVPATQAQGPARSVASETQTITVSAPEFVFEHGYQTYLPSESSEPPTAAVVSTQPKARSRKSTSSLTQKKLNCCYPGCQFKTSYGMKDMERHLRTHTGDKPHKCEVCNKCFSRKDKLKMHMRSHTGVKPYKCKHCDYAAADSSSLNKHQRIHSNERPFKCQICPYASRNSSQLTVHLRSHTGDAPFQCQMCPAKFKINSDLKRHMRVHSGEKPYKCEFCEVRCAMKGNLKSHIRIKHSMENTLKCPECEFQCGNKTSLRHHIRTHQPEQPVKCSECNYSCSNKAALKVHERIHCKDRPFKCEFCSFDTKQRSNLTTHVRKAHGDKVKTKKQTMEKKEGDRPKQSGSRQVAKLDAKKAFKCDLCEASFVREDSLRSHKKQHSMYNGTKNNELAVLQLQMDSSRQTSAPITVSHLQVPLQAAQVSPYNEGRVKIIVGHQVPQANSIVQAASVNVVSPTLVSQNQEDLSANSRLQLLGQVSLLAPPPPPISQTEAGSVAQPAVLLTAHDQSDGSALHQTLIPAAPVNSHEASANQAFITSSGISCSDLEGLNALIQEGATEVTVVSDGSQSMTVSTSAPPAPIFSSSSHTEAPKQTYSIIQSGAHTALLCPADSIPD; encoded by the exons ATGAacgcgggcgccgggggggcggcgccggccTTCCCCGGCCCTGTGCAGT TTCCCGGCGGCACCACGGTGCTGGTGGAGCTCACCCCGGACATTCACATCTGCGGCATCTGCAAGCAGCAGTTCAATAACCTCGATGGCTTCGTGGCCCACAAGCAGAGCGGCTGCCAGCTCaccagcgccgcggccggcgccgccggcacGGTCCAGTTCGTGTCGGAGGAGACGGTGCCGGCGACGCAGGCGCAGGGCCCCGCGCGAAGCGTCGCCTCGGAGACGCAGACCATCACAG TTTCTGCCCCAGAGTTTGTTTTTGAGCATGGCTATCAAACGTACCTGCCTAGTGAGAGCAGCGAGCCTCCAACTGCTGCTGTTGTCTCCACACAACCAAAAGCACGCTCAAGAAAATCCACTTCTTCACTTACACAGAAGAAACTGAACTGCTGCTATCCGG GTTGCCAGTTCAAGACTTCCTATGGTATGAAGGATATGGAACGTCATCTGCGAACACACACAG GAGACAAGCCCCATAAATGTGAGGTTTGTAACAAATGCTTTAGTCGTAAAGATAAGCTGAAGATGCATATGCGTTCTCATACTGGGGTAAAACCTTACAAATGTAAACACTGTGACTATGCagctgctgacagcagcagtCTCAACAAGCACCAGCGTATTCACTCCAATGAACGTCCTTTTAAGTGCCAGATATGTCCTTATGCAAGCCGCAACTCTAGCCAGCTCACTGTACATCTCAGATCCCACACAG GAGATGCTCCTTTCCAGTGTCAGATGTGTCCtgctaaatttaaaataaactcagaTTTGAAGAGGCACATGCGTGTGCATTCTGGTGAGAAGCCATACAAATGTGAGTTCTGTGAGGTCCGGTGTGCTATGAAGGGAAACTTGAAATCACACATTCGTATTAAGCACAGCATGGAAAATACTCTAAAATGTCCAGAGTGTGAGTTTCAGTgtggaaacaaaacaagcctTCGACACCACATAAGAACTCATCAGCCTGAGCAGCCAGTGAAGTGCTCAGAGTGCAACTACTCTTGCTCCAACAAGGCAGCTCTGAAGGTACATGAGAGAATTCACTGCAAGGATCGTCCTTTCAAATGTGAATTCTGCAGCTTTGATACCAAGCAGCGGAGCAACCTGACAACTCATGTGAGGAAAGCTCATGGAGACAAAGTCAAGACCAAGAAGCAAAccatggagaagaaagaaggagatAGGCCAAAACAGAGTGGGTCCAGGCAAGTTGCCAAATTGGATGccaagaaagcatttaaatgtgACTTGTGTGAGGCTTCGTTTGTCCGAGAAGATTCTCTTAGGAGTCATAAGAAACAGCACAGTATGTATAATGGGACTAAAAATAATGAACTAGCTGTTCTACAGCTTCAGATGGATTCCAGTCGACAGACCAGTGCCCCAATTACTGTTAGTCACCTCCAGGTCCCACTTCAGGCTGCTCAAGTTTCTCCATACAATGAAGGAAGGGTCAAGATCATTGTGGGTCACCAGGTTCCTCAGGCAAACAGTATAGTTCAGGCTGCATCAGTGAATGTTGTATCTCCTACATTAGTTAGCCAGAATCAGGAAGACCTCTCAGCCAACAGCCGGTTGCAGCTGCTGGGCCAAGTCAGTTTGTTGGCACCACCTCCACCTCCCATATCTCAGACTGAAGCAGGATCTGTGGCACAACCAGCAGTTCTTCTCACAGCTCATGACCAAAGCGATGGAAGTGCTTTACACCAAACTCTGATTCCTGCCGCTCCTGTCAACAGTCATGAGGCTTCAGCAAACCAAGCTTTCATTACCAGCTCTGGAATCAGCTGCTCTGATTTAGAAGGCCTTAATGCTTTAATACAAGAAGGAGCAACAGAAGTGACTGTGGTTAGTGATGGCAGTCAGAGTATGACTGTGTCCACTTCAGCTCCCCCTGCTCCTATCTTTTCCTCGTCCTCTCACACAGAAGCCCCTAAGCAGACCTATTCTATCATTCAAAGTGGAGCCCATACAGCCTTGCTATGTCCAGCAGACTCCATACCAGATTAG